GCCGCCATCGCCCGCACCCGCGCCTTCTTTGAAGGGCTGGGCATTCCGACCCGTTTGTCGGCCTATCAGCTGGGCCAGGAAGCGGTGGAAGCGGTTTTGACGCAACTGGAAGCACATGGCATGACCTCCCTCGGCGAACACCGCGATATCGACCTCGCGCGCAGCCGCCGTATCCTCGAAGCAGCACTGTAACCCTGACATAAAAGGAAACAACATGAACATCCTGATGGTACTGACCTCGCACGATCAACTGGGCGACACGGGCAAGAAAACCGGCTTCTGGCTGGAAGAATTCGCCGCGCCCTACTATGCCTTGCAGGAAGCGGGCGCGCAGCTGACGGTGGTTTCGCCCAACGGCGGCCAGCCGCCGCTGGACCCGAAAAGCGACGAGCCCGATTCGCAAACGGACGCCACGCGCCGCTTCAAGCAGGACGCCGCTGCGCAAGCCGTGCTGGCCAACACGGGCAAGCTGGCCGACGTGAAGGCGGCCGACTTTGACGCCGTGTTCTACCCGGGCGGCCATGGCCCGCTGTGGGACCTGGCTGAAGACCCGCACTCGATCGCGCTGATCGAGCAGATGATCGCCGCCGGCAAGCCCGTCGCCGCCGTCTGCCACGCGCCTGGCGTGCTGCGCCACGTGAAGGCGGCCGACGGCTCGCCGCTGGTGCGCGGCAAGCAGGTGACGGGCTTTACGAATACCGAGGAAGACGCCGTCGGCTTGACGGCCATCGTGCCTTTCCTCGTCGAGGACATGCTCAAGCAAAACGGCGGCGTTTACTCGAAGCTGGGCGACTGGCAGCCGTACGCCGTCACCGATGGCTTGCTGGTCACGGGCCAGAACCCGGCCTCGTCGGAAGCGGCCGCCCAGGCGCTGCTCAAGCTGCTGGCTTGATGCGCCGGTAGGACGGCCGGCCGCCGGGCGTCATCCACCGGTGCGTCCGGCGGCCATGCCCGCCAGGATCAGGCCGACGGACGCATGCCAGGCCGTCTCGCTGGCGGGCCTGCCCGCCAGCGCATAGCCGTGCAGGAAATCGACGAGTGCATCGCGCCCGCGCAAGCGGGTTTTTTTATCCAGATCGAGGGCCTCCACGGCCAGTTCGAACAGCGCCGTAAAGCGCTCTGCCACATCGGCTTGCGTCACGAGTCCGCGCGCCATCAGGCGCACGAAATACGGTGTGGTGCTGACCAGTTCCAGGTACAGCGCGCACAGCGCGAGCAGGCGGCGCTGCGGCCCCTGGCGTTGCGTAAACGGCGGCTGGCGCGGATCGAGCGCGGCAAAACGCTGCGCCATCAGGGCCAGCAATAATTCCTCTTTTCCCGTGTAATAGTGATACAGGGCCATTGCATCGACGCCCAGCCGCTGCGCCAGCGCGCGCATGGAAAACGCTTCGCCTTGCTCTTCCAGCAGGGCCAAGGCCGCCTGCAGGATGGCGGCGCTGTCCAGCGCGGGCGACACGCGGCGCGGCCGTCCGGCGCGGCGCACAGGAGATTCCAGGTCTTGAAGTTTTGGGGTTTTCATGGGCATAATTCTACACCGTAGAATTAATTGAAGGAACATCCATGAAAAAGCCTGTTGTCAGCGTATTTCTCGGCATCAGCATCGACGGCTGCATCGCCGGAGAAAACGGCGACCTGTCCTGGCTGGCCGAGCTGGCGCCCGACTCGCCCGACGCCACCGGCTACACGGCCTTGATGGAGCAGGTCGATACCTTGCTGATCGGCCGCACCACGTATGACGCCGTGCTGGGATTCGAGCCGTGGCCGTATGCGGGCAAGCGCGTGGTGGTATTGAGCCACCGCGACTTCGCGCCGCGCCATGGCGAGCAGCGCCGCGAGGGCAGCGTGCGTGAAGTACTGGAGGGGCTGGCCGAAGACGGCTGCCGCCATGTGTATCTCGATGGCGGCGCCGTCATCCGCGCCGGCTTGCGCGAGGGCGTCGTCGACAGCCTGACCTTGTCCGTGCTGCCCGTGGTGCTGGGCAAGGGCGTGCGCCTGTTCGAGGATTGCTTGCCGCGCAGCGACTGGCGCCTGGACCACACGCGCCAGCTGCCCAGCGGCGTGGTGCAGCTGCGCTATCGGAAAAATTAAACCGTGCCGGCGAGATCGACGATAAAGCCGGAATCGTAGCGATCGTTTTCCGGCGTGCCATCGGGCCGCTTGTAGCCGCAGGGGTTGCAGACGACGCGGCAGCCTTGCACGCGGTAGTCGAGCGAGGCGTGCATGTGGCCATGCACCCACAGGTCGGCCTGGGCTACCAGCTCGTCCAGCTGCGAGGCGAAGGCGGGCGAGCCCAGGTTCGTCGCGTATTGCTCTTCCACCGACAGCATCGACGGCGCCATGTGCGTGATGACGACCGTCTTGCCCTCGAACGGTTGCGCCAGCTGCTGCTCGAGCCACGAGCGGTGCTGCGCGTGCAGCTGCGCCGTGTCGCTGGCGCACAGCAGGCGCGGCGTGTCGCCGCCCGTGCTGATGCGCTTGTAGTCGGGCATGTAGCTTTGCGCCGCGCTCAAGGCTTCATCCCGGCGCTCGGCGCCGAACAGCAGAAAATCCGTCCACAGCGTGACGCCGAGGAAGCGCACGCCATCGAGCGTCACGGCATTGCCGTCGAGCAGGCGGATGTTGGCGCCCTGCGCATTGGCGCTGGCGCAGGCGTCGCGCACGGCGTCCTGCATGCGTTCGAGCTGGTGGCCATACCCCTCGTGATTGCCATGCACGTACAGCACGGGCAGGGCGCCGAAGGTGCGCGCGGCCCAGGCGATGGCGTTGCTGCCCGTGTCGATGTCCCCGGCCAGGATCACCACGTCGGGGCGGCTGGCGGCAAGGTCGATGGCGGGCGTGTCTTCACCCCAGACTTCCAGATGCAGGTCGGACAGAATCAGCAAACGCATGGCAATAGGGCGGCAAGGCGCACGAAAGTGTATGGACCTCTATCGTAGCGCAAGTGCGGACGATGGCTTGCTTGACCGCGCGAGGGTAGCGACGTTACTCTGTGGCATCGATTACCGCACACTCATTACTGGAGCCGCATGCCGCCTTTCTTCCTTTCCAAGTCCCTGCTCGGCATCGCGCTGGCCGCCCTGGCGCTGCCGCTGACGGCGCCTGCCGCCACGCCCGCCGTCGATCCCTTGACGCAGCCGATCGCCTCGCCGTATGCGGCGCAGTGGAACCGCCCGCAGCAGCCGGCGCGCATCCACGGCGACACGTATTACGTGGGCGTGGGCGGCTTGAGCGTGGTGCTGATCGATACGCGCGACGGCTTGATCCTGATCGATGGCGCGTTGCCGCAGTCGGTGGCCGCCATCAAGGAACATATCCTCGAGCTGGGTTTTCGCCTGGAAGACATCAAGTTCATCCTGAATACGGAAGCGCATTTCGACCATTCGGGCGGGATCGCCGCCCTGGCCCGCGACAGCGGCGCGCAAGTGGTCGCCAGCCCGCTCGGTGCGCAGGCGCTGCGCGCGGGTTCGGTACTCGCCACGGATCCGCAAGCGGGCGAAATCGACCCCATGCCGGCCGTGGAAAACGTGCGCGAAATCGCCGATGGCGAAACCCTGCAACTGGGCGACGTGACCATCACGGCGCGCTACACGCCCGGCCATACGCCGGGCAGCACCAGCTGGACATGGGTGTCGTGCGAGGATGCCGAGCGTCAGGAATGCCTGAGCGTGGTGTTCGGCGCCAGTCTCACGCCAGTGGCGGCCGATGATTTTCACTACCTGGGCGATGAACGCCATGGGGACCTGACGCCGGCCTTCCGCCGCGTCATGCAGGACTTTGCCAAACTGCCGTGCGACATTTTGATCTCGGCCCACCCGGACCACTCGGGCGGCGACCTGAAACTGACGCAATTGCTCGAAGGCGTCACGCCGAATCCTTTCATCGATGCGCAGGCGTGCCGCAATTACGCGGCCAAAAATGAAGTCAAGCTCGATGCCCGCATCGCGAAGGAAAAAGCGGCTGCGACAAAATAACAACGTTGGCGTCTTCGCCATGAAAAGCGGTTGACGCACTGCAGCATAAGGTGCAGAATCATCGTCCGCAGTTCAGCGCAGTTCAGATTAACCAGACAAAAGAAAGGAAACCCATGTTCGAGCAGGCTGGCAGCAAGTTGTACTACCACTAGCCCCGTGCATGACGCTCGGGGCCATCGGCACATTGCCGATCCCGAGCCGGTGTCCTGCAAAACCCCGGTGAGGAAACTCGCCGGGGTTTTTTTCTTTTAGACGACCCCGGCATAACGACAATACCAAGGAAGACGTTATGCCCATTCATCAGACACTGCACGGCGCCCATGTGCCCGTGCATATCTTTACCGACGATATCGACGCGCAGGCGCTGCGCCAGCTGCACAATATTGCCTGCCTGCCCATCGTCCATCCGCATGTGGCGGCCATGCCAGACGTGCATGCCGGCATCGGCGCCACCGTCGGCAGCGTGATTCCCACGCGCGCTGCCATCATCCCGGCCGCCGTTGGCGTCGATATCGGCTGCGGCATGAACGCCGTGCGCACGACCCTGACGGCCAGCGACCTGCCCGATAACCTGGCGCGCCTGCGCAGCGCCATCGAAGCCGAAGTGCCCGTCGGCTTCGAACAACATGCATGGAGCCGCGTGCAAGGCTCGCGCCAGGCGCGCGCCTTGCGGCCGCTCGGCGACCGCCTGGCGCACATCGTCGAGCGCCACCGGGGCATCGCCAAGATGCTGCGCCAGTTCGAGCGCACGTGGATTTGCCAGGCCGGCACCCTGGGGGCGGCAATCACTTCATTGAAATCTGCCTCGACGAGGAGCAGCGGGTGTGGATCATGCTGCATTCGGGTTCGCGCGGCATCGGCAACGTGATCGGCCGTTACTTTATCTCCGCCGCGCAGAAGGACATGCGGCGCCACCAGCTGCAGCTGCCGGACGCGGACCTGGCTTACCTGAGCGAGGGCTCCACGGTATTTGACGACTATGTGGAAGCGGTGGATTGGGCGCAGGATTACGCGCTGCTCAACCGCAGCGAAATGATGCGCCGCGTGCTCGACGTGCTGGCGAAGTTTGCTCCGCCGTTCCGGCTCGACGGGGAAGCCATCAACTGCCACCACAACTACATCGCGCGCGAAACGCATGGCAATGAGGATTTATATGTGACGCGCAAGGGCGCCATTTCGGCGCGGCAGGGCGAGCTGGGCATCATCCCCGGCAGCATGGGCGCGCGCAGCTTCATTGTGCGCGGCAAGGGCAAGCCGGAATCGTTCTGTTCCTGCTCGCACGGGGCGGGGCGCAGCATGAGCCGCAGCGAGGCGAAGCGCCGCTTCAACCGCTTCGACCTGGCCGAGCAGACGGCCGGCATCGAGTGCCGCAAGGATGGCGGCGTGATCGACGAGATCCCCGCCGCCTATAAAAATATCGACGCCGTCATGGCGCATCAGAGCGACCTGGTGGAAGTGGTGCATACCTTGCGCCAGGTCGTCTGCATCAAGGGTTGAAAGGAGTGGCCATGAAGATCAAAGTGAAAATCCCGCCCAAGCCGCGCAACCCGCTGGTGGCGGCCGCCAAACTGCGCGGCGGCGCCGGCGCGCATCAGTCGGAAGCGTCGCCGCGCGCGGCGCGCCGGGCCGGCAAGCACCGGCTGCAGCAACTGCTGGCGGGACGCCTGAAGCCCGAGGATTAGCGCGCTGGATTAACGCAACGGCAGTTCGACGATGAAGTTTGGGTTGAACTGGGGATTTTGCGGCGTGCCGCCGCGCGTCTTGTAGCCGCAGGGGTTGGCCACGACGCGGCACGGGCCGATGCGGTAATCGCGCGAGACGTGAATGTGGCCATGCACCCACAGGTCCGCCTGCGCTGCCAGGTCGTCCAGGCGCGAGGCGTAGGCGGGCGAGCAGCCCTCGCTGCCATACGCATCGTCGACCGAGCGCAGCGACGGCGCCATGTGGCTGACGACCACCGTGCGGCCGTCGAAGGGCTGCGCCAGTTCGCACGCCAGCCAGGCTTTTTGCTGCGCGTGGAACATGGCCGTATCGGCCGCGCGCAGCTTGCGAAAGCCCATGCTGGCCAGGCGGATGCGCTTGTAGTCGTTCATGACGGCTTCCGCGTCGCGCATGGCCGCTTGCCGCGTGTCGTCGCCCAGCAGGCGGAAATCCGTCCACAGGGTGGCGCCCAGGAAGCGCACCTTGCTGCCTGCCGGGTCGGTGAAGACGTGGGTATCGGCGTCGAGAAAATGCACGTTCGGCGTGGCGGTGCAGGCCGCGCGCAGCTCCTGGCGCACCTTGTCGAGGTGGTGGCCATAGCCTTCGTGGTTGCCATGCACGTACAGCACGGGCAGGCCCGCAAACGCGGTGGCGGCCCAGGCGACGGCGCGCGCGCCCGTGTCGATGTCGCCGGCCAGGATCACGGCGTCGGGACGGCTGAGCGCGAGGTTGCCCTGCGGCGCTTCGTCGCGCCATAGCTCATGGTGCAGGTCCGACAGAATCAATAAACGCATGCGGTATCCAGGCGATTCGGGAGTACGCCATCGTACCTGAAAACCGTCACTCCTCCTCCAGCGCGGCGAAGCTGTGCGCCAGGTAGTCGATCAGCGCGCGCACGGCCGGCAGCAGGCCGCGCCGCGACGGGAAGACGGCGTGGATGATTTCGCGCTGCGGCCGCCATTGTCCCATCAGCGGCAGCAGGCTGCCGTTGGCCACCTGTTCGGTGATCATCATGGTCGGCAGCTGCACCACGCCCACGCCGGCCACGGCCGCGTCGCGCAGGGTCAGCATGTCGCCCGTGACGAAGCGCGGCACGTGGCGCAGCTGGGCGCGCGCGCCATCGGGGCCATATAAATCCCACTGGTAGTGCTGCTGCGGCATGCCCAGGGCCAGGCTGGGCCAGTCCGGCAGGTCGGCCGGGGCTGTCGGCAGCGGCGCGTCGCCGAACAGCAGCGGGCTGCCCACCATGCACTGGCTGCGCTCGGCCAGCACGCGCAGCACCAGGTCGCTGTCGGGCAGCGGCGGCGGGCGCACGCGGATGGCCACGTCGATGCCCTCGGCCACCAGGTCGACGCGGCGGTTGCTCGCTTCGAGCAGCAGGGTCACTTGCGGATGCTCGCGCATGAAGCCGGCCAGCATGGGGCCCACCAGTGCATGCAGCAGGGCGATGGGGCAGGACAGGCGCACCGTGCCGCGCGGCGCGGCCCGCGTCAGTTCGATCGCTTCCTGCGCCGCCTCCGCTTCCACCAGCATCGCCTTGCAATGCTCGTAAAACGTCTGTCCCACATCGGTGACGGAAAAATGCCGCGTCGTGCGCTGCAGCAGGCGCGCGCCCAGGCGTTCTTCGAGCAGTGCGATGCGCCGGCTCAGTTTGGATTTCGGCAGGCCCAGCGCGCGCCCGGCCGGGGCGAAGCCGCCATGGTCGACCACCTGCACAAAGTAATACAAATCGTTCAGATCCTGCATGCCGCCTCCTTGATCGTTCTATTTTTGGAACGCTGATGGCCTATTTTACCGTCTACCGCCCTTATCGTTGCAAGCGTATTCTGTTTCCATCGTAATGCAAACCCCAACAGGAGGTCGAGATGAACACAGTCACAGGTATCTACAGCGCACCGCGCCAGCACTGGGTCGGCGACGGTTTTCCCGTGCGCTCGATGTTTTCGTATAACGGCCATGGCAAGCAGCTGAGCCCCTTCCTGCTGCTCGACTATGCCGGTCCCGCCGAGTTTGCGCCCGGCACGCGTCCGCCCGGCGTCGGCTCGCACCCGCACCGCGGTTTCGAGACGGTGACCATCGTCTACAAGGGCGAAGTGGCGCACCGCGATTCGACGGGCCAGGGCGGCGTGATCGGCCCCGGCGACGTGCAGTGGATGACGGCCGGCGCCGGCATCCTGCATGAAGAGTTTCACTCGCCTGCCTTCACGCGGTCGGGCGGCACGCTGGAAATGGTGCAGCTGTGGGTGAACCTGCCGGCCAAGAACAAGATGACGGCGCCCGGCTACCAGGCCATCACCAGCGACACGATTCCCACGGTGGCGCTGCCCGACGGTGCCGGTGCGGTGCGCGTGATCGCCGGCGACTTCGACGGCCGGCATGGCCCGGCCCGCACGTTCTCGCCGATGCGGGTGTGGGATGTGCGCCTGGCCCAGGGCAAGCTGACGGCGCTGCCGGTACACGCCGGCTGGAGCACGGCGCTGATCGTTTTGCACGGCACGCTGCTGGTCAATGGCGAGAGCGTGGTGCGCGAAGCGCAGATGGCGCTGTTCGGGCGCGACGGCGACAGCATCACCGTCGAGGCGGACAGCGATGCCGTGGTGCTGCTGCTGAGCGGCGAGCCGATCGACGAGCCCATCGTCGGCCATGGCCCCTTCGTCATGAACACCGAGGCGGAAATCGCGCAGGCGTTCGAGGATTTCAACAGCGGCCGCTTTGCCCGCATCGCGCCGTAGTCATTTTATGCAGTACCCATGCCGCATTCCGCGGCATGGTTTTTCAGGAGACCACGATGAGTACCCCCGCCAACTTCCAAGGTTTGCCACCGATGATCGATCCCGACGACGCCGTCATGCTGCTGATCGACCACCAGAGCGGCTTGTTCCAGCTGGTGCGCGACATCGAGCAGCACGTGCTGCGCGGCCACGTCACGGCGCTGGCCAAGCTGTCGCGCCTGGCCAATATGCCGACTTTTACCACCGCTTCCGTGCCCGACGGCCCGAACGGCCCCTTGATCCCGGAGATCCACCATTTCAACCCGGAAGCCGTCTACATCCCGCGCACGGGCCAGATCAATGCCTGGGACAACCCGGCCTGGGTCGAGGCCATCGAAAAGACGGGCCGCAAGACCCTGCTGATCGCCGGCACGCTCACCAGCGTATGCATGGCCTTCCCCACCATCAGCGCGCTGGCGGCCGGCTACAAGGTGTTTGCCATCATCGATGCCTCGGGCAACTGGTCGAAGATGGCCACCGACATCACCATGGCGCGCGTCACGCAGGCGGGCGCCGTGCTGATCGACACGTATGCCGTGCTGGCTGAAGTGATGAGTACCTGGAACCGCGCCGATGCGATGGATTTCGCCGCCATCATGACGGACCACATCGTGCCGCCGTACCGCGCGCTGATCGAGAGCTACGACAAGGCGCAGGGCGTGCAAAAGAATGGCCGCGAGACCAAGCTGGAAATCCTCGAGGCGGCCAGCAAGGGCTGATCGCCTTACGGCGCGTCGTAGCGGGCGCGTATCGCCGCCAGCACGCCGCGCTGCTCCAGGCGCGTGATGGCGGCGTTCAGGCGCGCCAGATCGGCCGTGCTGGTGCTGCGCGCATTGAGCATCAGGTGCACGGGCGCGCGCAGGGCGAGGAAGGGCAGGGTGGTCAAGGCGACGCCCTGCAGGCGCGCTTCGTGGCGCACGGCCAGCACGTCGCCCAGCAACAGGTCGGCGCGGCCCGCGTCGAGCATGAGGATGCCTTGCCGGAAGCTGCCGAAGGTATTCAGGCGGCCGTCTTTTTCCAGCGCCGGACGGGCCGCAGCGTACTGCGCGCCATACCAGCCCACCTTGGGCGCGAGCAGGGTGGCCTTGCCGCGCGCCAGCTGGCCGAAGCTGCCGACATGGCGCTGCGCGGCGGGCGTGCCGGCCTTGCCGAAGACGCCGACGGCTTCATCGCGGTACGAGATGGAGAAGCGGGCGTAGGACTGGCGTTCCGGCGTTTCGGACGCGGCCAGCATCAGGTCCAGTCCGCCTGTCTGGAACAGCAGCTGGCGCCGCGCCGTGGGCAGTTCCGGCAAGGTGACCAAGGTGCAGTGCGCTTCCTTGAAGATGGCCTGCAGCAATTCCAGGTCCAGACCCGTATAGCTGCCTTGGGCGTCGCGATACAGGTACGGCGGCCATTGCTCGAGCGCCATTGTCATGCGGCAGGCCTGGGCGGGCAGGACGCTGCCGAGCAGCGTTGCCGCAAGCAGCACGTGGCGCAAGCGCATGGAACATCTCCGCAGTGGTTCAAGGGGTAGTGCTTGCCAATTTGCCAGAATGGCCACGAAAGTCAAGCAGTGCATGGCTGATTGCGGATATCAAATGGGCTATAGTGGCGGCCTGCCTTCATTCTAAGGAAATCCGCTTGACTCCCCCGCTCGAGATCGCCGCCAATGTTTTGATGACTGCCTCCATCATCCTGGCCGGACGCAATAATATCCATTCCTGGTGGATCGGCATGGTCGGCTGCGTGCTGTTCGCCGTGCTGTTTTTCCAGGTCAACCTGTACGCCGACGTGATGCTGCAGCTGTTTTTCATCGTCACCTGCGTCATCGGCTGGCTGCAATGGCGGCGCGGCGCCGGCGGCAAGTCCTTGCCGATCACGCGCACGGGCCGGCGCAGCCTGGCCTGGGTCGTGCCGGCCGGTATCGCCTCCGTGGCGATCTACGGCATGCTGCTGCACCGCTTCACGAATGCCTACGCGCCCTTCATCGATTCGGCCGTGCTGGTGTTCAGCATCATCGCGCAATTTTTGCTGATGAGCCGGCGCATCGAAACGTGGGCCTTCTGGCTGCTGGTCAACACCGTGGCCGTGCCGCTCTACTACAGCCGCGGCCTGCACCTGACGGCCGTGCTGTACGCGGCCTACTGGGTCAATGCCGTCATTTCCTGGTACTGGTGGAGCGTGCAGGCGCGCCGCGCGGCGGCCGCGCCGCAGGCGATGGCCGACGCCTGATATTGCCAAAGACCAAGTCCTTAGATTCAAATCGTATATACAATCAATTTTTAATTCGTTCACGCCATAAAGACGCCGGGATATAGTGGCCTTTCCCCGCTTACCGGTGTCTTTTATGTTGCGCATTAGTCCTTCTCCCTGTTTTTATGCCGTCCGGCACCAGCTGGCCATGCAATGCATGGCGCAGTGGATGCCGGTGCGTGCCCGGCCACGCATCCCCTAAGTCATTCCCATCCGTTTCGTTGTCGTTTGCCCGCTGGCCCATCCGGTCCGCGTGCCCCTGCTCGGCCTTTTTATCGGAAAAAGGCTGCAATCCCAATAAGAGGAAACCATGTTCAAACCACTCGCCATCAGTCTTGCCATCGCCGCCGCCTTTCCCGCCGTCTCCACCATCGCCCATGCCGAGGACGACATGTTGCGCGTCAACGTGACCGGATCGAATATCCGCGTCAGCGAAAAAGAGGGTGCCAGCGCCGTGCAGGTCATCACGGCCAAGGAATTGAAAGCCAGCGGCAAGACCAGCGTGTCGGATGTGCTGCGGGCCATCTCCGCCAACAGCGGCAACAGCTACAACGAACAATATACGGGCAGTTTCTCGGCCGGCACCTCGGGCCTGTCGCTGCGCGGCATCGGCCAGAAAAATACCTTGATCCTGGTCAATGGCAAGCGCGTGGCCAGTTATGCGACGGCGCAAAACCTGCAGGAAACCTTTGTCGACCTGAACAGCCTGCCGATGGCGGCCGTGCAGCGCATCGAGGTGCTCAAGGATGGCGCCTCGTCCGTCTACGGTTCCGATGCCGTGGCCGGCGTGGTCAATATCATCCTGTACAAGGAATTCACAGGCACGGACATCACGGCGCAGTGGGGCGGCTCGACCGAAGGCACGGGCCAGCATGAAAAGAGCGCGGCGCTGCAGACGGGTTTCGGCAAGCTCGAGGAAGATGGCTACAGCCTGGTCTTCTCGGTCGATGCGCAGCAGCGCGACAAGCTGCAGCAAAGCGATGTGGCGTGGATGCGCGATGCGGACTTCCGCAACCAGCAGCGGGGCAGCCTGGGCTGGGCCATCACCAACTATGCGGGCACGGACCCGACGAAGACCCTGGGCGGCGTGCGCGGACCATTGCAGCTGGTTAATTATGGCGACATCACACCCGGCAAGACGGGACAAGTGCTGGCGTATAACCCGTCGCCATATAAAACCCTGATTCCCGGCATCCAGCGCGTGCACACGGCCGCGCGCGGCACCCTGAAGCTGAATGCGGATACGGAAGCGTATGTCGACCTGCTGCACAGTTACTCGCGCGCCGACCAGACCTTCAGCGCGCCATTGACGGTGAACAACGCCACGCGCGTGTGGAACAACGCTACCCAGGCGCTCGACACGATTCCCGTCGTGCTGCCCGTGGGCCATCCGAACAATCCGGGCGCCACGCCCCTGCCGTTCACGGCCACCCTGTTCGACCTGGGGCCGCGCCTGAAACAGGACAAGGTCACGTTCTACCGCGCACTGGCGGGCGTCAAGGGCACTTTGGCGGGCTGGGACTGGGATGCGGCCGTAGGCCACTCCAGCAGCAAGCTGGAGGAAACCGTGCAGAACTTCGTCAACCGCTACGCATTCCAGCAGGTGCTGGCCGACGGCAGCTATAACTTCTTTGATCAGGCACAAAACAGCGAAGCGGTGCGCAACCGCCTGCGCCTGTCGACCCTGCGTCCGGCCGAATCGACCCTCGACACCGTCGATTTCTCGGCCGCGAAAGACCTGTGGCAGTTGCCGGCCGGCCCGCTGGGCTTTGCCGCCGGCGCGCAGTGGCGCCGCGAAAAGATGGATTCGCAAACCTCGACGGCCGTCTTGTCCGGCACCGAGCTGCGCCCGGCGATCAACATCATCAACGGTTCGCGCAGTGTGTCGGCCCTGTTTGCCGAATTGAACGTCCCGGTGGTGAAAGACCTGTCCGTCAACCTGGCGGGCCGCGCCGACCATTACAGCGATTTCGGCAATGCGTTTTCGCCGAAAGCCAGCGCGCGCTACCAGGCGGCGCCGTGGCTGCTGGTGCGCGGCACCGTGTCGCGCGGCTTCCGCGCGCCGTCGCTGCCGGAAATCACGCAAAGCACGGCCGTCAGCTATGTCAGCGTGCTCGATCCGAAGGACCCCGTCACGCCCACGCAGACGCGCGGCGTGACGGCCATCACCATCGCCAATACGGCGCTGCGCCCTGAGCGGTCGAATAACCTGAACCTGGGCGTGGTGGTCTCGCCCACCAGCAGTTCGAGCATCGGCCTCGATTACTACCGCATCAGGCAGGATGGCGTGATCGGCACGGAAAGCGCCACCACCACGCTCGCCAACGAAGCAGCGGCGCCGCAGAAGATCACGCGCGACGCCGATGGCCGCATCACGACCCTGTACCGCCAGTACCGCAACCAGGGACAGCGCGAAGTGTCCGGCATCGACCTGGACCTGCGCCAGCGCTTCGTCGACAAGGACTGGGGCAAGCTGACCCTGGCCGGCCAGCTGAGCCGCGTGCTGCGCTTTGCCGAACCGCTGTCGGACGGCGCGCCGCTCACCGATGGCGCCGGCACCAATTATTTCGGCTCCATCCCGAAATGGCGCGGCGTCACCTCGGCCACCTGGGAGCAGGGCAAATGGTCGTCCACGCTGACCTGGAATTACGTGGGCAGCTATGCGCAAAATACGCATCTCGATGAATCGGTGGCCGCCTTCAGCACGTTCGACGTGACCACCAGCTGGCAAGTCACGCCGGCGGCGAACGTCACCTTCATCGTGCAAAACCTGGCCAACAAGCGCGCGCCGTGGGATTACTCGGCCTCGGGCTTCGACTATACGCAAGCCGATCCGCGCGGGCGTTTCGCGTCGCTCAAGCTGAACTATAAGTTCTAGGGTGCGGGGGGCATGCGTGCCCCTCAGTGCCCGTTCGACACCTGCCGCTGCCCCGCCTGTTCATGCAGGCGCTGGCGGTAGGCGCTGGGCGTGACGCCCATGCGTTCGCGGAAGGCCGTGGCGAAGTTGCCCGCGTTGTGAAAGCCGATCAGGAGGGCGACATCCTGCACGTCGATTTCCGTCTGCTGCAGCAGTTCCACGCCGCGCGCGATGCGCGCTTCGCGGATGAAGGCGAAGACCGTCATGCCCGTCTGCTCGCGGAACATCAGGGTCAGCTTTTCGCGGTAGGTGCCCACGCTGCGGGCGATTTCGGACAGGTTGGGCAGGCTGCCCAGGTTGTCG
This window of the Janthinobacterium agaricidamnosum genome carries:
- a CDS encoding pirin family protein codes for the protein MNTVTGIYSAPRQHWVGDGFPVRSMFSYNGHGKQLSPFLLLDYAGPAEFAPGTRPPGVGSHPHRGFETVTIVYKGEVAHRDSTGQGGVIGPGDVQWMTAGAGILHEEFHSPAFTRSGGTLEMVQLWVNLPAKNKMTAPGYQAITSDTIPTVALPDGAGAVRVIAGDFDGRHGPARTFSPMRVWDVRLAQGKLTALPVHAGWSTALIVLHGTLLVNGESVVREAQMALFGRDGDSITVEADSDAVVLLLSGEPIDEPIVGHGPFVMNTEAEIAQAFEDFNSGRFARIAP
- a CDS encoding isochorismatase family protein, with the protein product MSTPANFQGLPPMIDPDDAVMLLIDHQSGLFQLVRDIEQHVLRGHVTALAKLSRLANMPTFTTASVPDGPNGPLIPEIHHFNPEAVYIPRTGQINAWDNPAWVEAIEKTGRKTLLIAGTLTSVCMAFPTISALAAGYKVFAIIDASGNWSKMATDITMARVTQAGAVLIDTYAVLAEVMSTWNRADAMDFAAIMTDHIVPPYRALIESYDKAQGVQKNGRETKLEILEAASKG
- the pnuC gene encoding nicotinamide riboside transporter PnuC — translated: MTPPLEIAANVLMTASIILAGRNNIHSWWIGMVGCVLFAVLFFQVNLYADVMLQLFFIVTCVIGWLQWRRGAGGKSLPITRTGRRSLAWVVPAGIASVAIYGMLLHRFTNAYAPFIDSAVLVFSIIAQFLLMSRRIETWAFWLLVNTVAVPLYYSRGLHLTAVLYAAYWVNAVISWYWWSVQARRAAAAPQAMADA
- a CDS encoding substrate-binding periplasmic protein, coding for MRLRHVLLAATLLGSVLPAQACRMTMALEQWPPYLYRDAQGSYTGLDLELLQAIFKEAHCTLVTLPELPTARRQLLFQTGGLDLMLAASETPERQSYARFSISYRDEAVGVFGKAGTPAAQRHVGSFGQLARGKATLLAPKVGWYGAQYAAARPALEKDGRLNTFGSFRQGILMLDAGRADLLLGDVLAVRHEARLQGVALTTLPFLALRAPVHLMLNARSTSTADLARLNAAITRLEQRGVLAAIRARYDAP
- a CDS encoding TonB-dependent receptor, yielding MFKPLAISLAIAAAFPAVSTIAHAEDDMLRVNVTGSNIRVSEKEGASAVQVITAKELKASGKTSVSDVLRAISANSGNSYNEQYTGSFSAGTSGLSLRGIGQKNTLILVNGKRVASYATAQNLQETFVDLNSLPMAAVQRIEVLKDGASSVYGSDAVAGVVNIILYKEFTGTDITAQWGGSTEGTGQHEKSAALQTGFGKLEEDGYSLVFSVDAQQRDKLQQSDVAWMRDADFRNQQRGSLGWAITNYAGTDPTKTLGGVRGPLQLVNYGDITPGKTGQVLAYNPSPYKTLIPGIQRVHTAARGTLKLNADTEAYVDLLHSYSRADQTFSAPLTVNNATRVWNNATQALDTIPVVLPVGHPNNPGATPLPFTATLFDLGPRLKQDKVTFYRALAGVKGTLAGWDWDAAVGHSSSKLEETVQNFVNRYAFQQVLADGSYNFFDQAQNSEAVRNRLRLSTLRPAESTLDTVDFSAAKDLWQLPAGPLGFAAGAQWRREKMDSQTSTAVLSGTELRPAINIINGSRSVSALFAELNVPVVKDLSVNLAGRADHYSDFGNAFSPKASARYQAAPWLLVRGTVSRGFRAPSLPEITQSTAVSYVSVLDPKDPVTPTQTRGVTAITIANTALRPERSNNLNLGVVVSPTSSSSIGLDYYRIRQDGVIGTESATTTLANEAAAPQKITRDADGRITTLYRQYRNQGQREVSGIDLDLRQRFVDKDWGKLTLAGQLSRVLRFAEPLSDGAPLTDGAGTNYFGSIPKWRGVTSATWEQGKWSSTLTWNYVGSYAQNTHLDESVAAFSTFDVTTSWQVTPAANVTFIVQNLANKRAPWDYSASGFDYTQADPRGRFASLKLNYKF